A stretch of Gossypium hirsutum isolate 1008001.06 chromosome A06, Gossypium_hirsutum_v2.1, whole genome shotgun sequence DNA encodes these proteins:
- the LOC107961695 gene encoding lys-63-specific deubiquitinase BRCC36, with protein sequence MSLTCVKMSEDVWLTCLTHALSTETEEIMGLLLGDIEYSKDGNVTALIWGASPQSRSDRRKDRVETNPEQLAAASAQADRMTASTGRTTRVIGWYHSHPHITVLPSHVDVRTQAMYQLLDSGFIGLIFSCFSEDTNKVGRIQVIAFQSSDGKQNHVTGPIALSPLNRSSVIDLESSLSSSENPLLTSGSAEVDSHMQDTSDSRPAQGSAKSGIRSVDLGGFFANADASYLGQEQGRGYYNTNNIQNAVVDIDPMDMSESMQEAMHRSNLDMSGAEYVRKEIPLHVLPTSSLVNLDSPLKSFTDLQCVLYEEERAAYNQAILQTMRDGKVHPLSFIHHTSTYQASMCKLIEYCLSPAISALQDRLKENEIRLALLTDEAQMLETEASKGSGPSSPHTVSHGFRGSASVGQRDLHSSAEPISMRTFSGPESRSRKRS encoded by the exons aTGTCTTTAACATGTGTGAAAATGTCTGAGGATGTTTGGTTAACTTGTCTTACACATGCATTGTCCACTGAAACTGAAGAGATCATGGGTCTTCTTCTCGGTGATATTGAG TACTCAAAAGATGGAAATGTCACTGCATTGATATGGGGAGCGTCACCACAATCACGATCTGATCGGCGGAAGGACCGAGTTGAGACAAATCCTGAACAGTTGGCAGCTGCATCAGCTCAAGCTGAT AGAATGACTGCATCGACTGGCAGAACAACACGAGTTATTGGGTGGTACCATTCACATCCCCATATTACTGTTCTTCCttctcatgttg ATGTGCGGACTCAGGCAATGTATCAACTTCTAGATTCTGGATTTATTGGGCTCATATTTTCTTGTTTTAGTGAAGATACAAACAAG GTGGGAAGAATACAAGTCATTGCTTTTCAGTCATCAGATGGGAAACAGAATCATGTTACAGGACCAATTGCTTTATCACCACTGAATAGAAGCTCAGTTATCGATCTTGAGTCATCTCTAAGCTCTTCTGAAAATCCATTGTTGACATCTGGATCTGCAGAAGTAGATAGTCACATGCAAGACACTAGTGATTCCAGACCGGCTCAAGGATCTGCCAAG AGTGGGATACGATCTGTAGACTTAGGAGGTTTCTTCGCCAATGCTGATGCCAGCTATCTAGGGCAAGAGCAAGGCAGAGGTTACTACAATACCAATAATATACAGAATGCTGTTGTTGATATTGATCCCATGGATATGTCGGAAAGCATGCAAGAAGCCATGCACCGCTCAAATTTGGACATGAG TGGTGCAGAGTATGTCCGAAAAGAAATTCCTCTGCATGTTTTGCCAACATCTTCTCTTGTTAATCTTGACTCACCATTGAAGTCATTCACGGATTTGCAATGTGTACTATATGAAGAGGAGCGGGCTGCGTATAACCAAGCCATCTTGCAAACTATGag AGATGGCAAAGTGCATCCCCTTTCTTTCATTCATCACACGTCTACATATCAGGCTTCAATGTGCAAGTTAATTGAATATTG TTTAAGTCCTGCCATCAGTGCACTTCAGGATCGGCTAAAAGAGAATGAAATTCGG TTAGCATTGTTGACGGATGAAGCTCAGATGTTGGAGACCGAAGCCTCCAAGGGGAGTGGACCAAGTTCTCCACACACAGTGTCACATGGATTCCGAGGAAGCGCTTCAGTTGGCCAGAGAGATTTGCATAGTTCAGCTGAACCCATCAGCATGAGGACATTTTCTGGTCCTGAGAGCAGAAGCAGAAAGCGGTCTTAA